In one window of Gloeocapsopsis sp. IPPAS B-1203 DNA:
- a CDS encoding nitrate ABC transporter ATP-binding protein (This model describes the ATP binding subunits of ATP-binding cassette (ABC) transporters for nitrate transport, or for bicarbonate transport, in bacteria and archaea.), whose protein sequence is MQTLNTTALRKPEVLNGDPFLVIDNVSKIYPTPTGPYTVLDGINLTVYEGEFICLIGHSGCGKSTLLDMVSGFRKPSEGEVRLQTKRITEPGPDRMVVFQNYSLLPWLSAFENVYLGIDSVYPNKPKAEKTAIANEHLAMVGLADAANKRPRELSGGMKQRVSIARALALRPKVLVLDEPFGALDPITREELQEELLKIWSDHQVTVLMITHDIDEALFLADRLVMMTNGPAANIGEVMNIPFPRPRNRARIMEDPEYYNLRNQALDFLYRRFAHADE, encoded by the coding sequence ATGCAAACTCTGAACACTACTGCTCTTAGAAAACCTGAAGTTCTTAACGGCGATCCTTTTCTGGTCATCGATAACGTCTCTAAGATTTATCCGACACCTACGGGTCCTTACACGGTGTTAGATGGCATTAATCTCACGGTTTATGAAGGTGAATTTATCTGTTTAATTGGTCACTCTGGCTGTGGTAAATCGACGCTTTTAGATATGGTGTCAGGATTTCGCAAGCCGAGTGAAGGTGAAGTCAGACTGCAAACCAAACGCATCACTGAACCTGGTCCCGATCGCATGGTGGTGTTTCAAAATTACTCGCTATTACCTTGGTTGAGCGCCTTTGAAAATGTATATTTAGGAATTGATTCGGTTTATCCAAATAAACCCAAAGCTGAAAAAACGGCGATCGCCAACGAACATCTCGCAATGGTTGGGCTTGCAGATGCAGCCAATAAAAGACCCAGAGAACTTTCTGGTGGCATGAAACAGCGCGTATCAATTGCGCGGGCTTTAGCGTTGCGTCCTAAAGTTTTAGTGTTAGATGAACCTTTTGGTGCGCTTGACCCCATCACTAGAGAGGAACTGCAAGAAGAACTGCTGAAAATTTGGAGCGATCATCAAGTAACAGTACTAATGATTACGCACGACATTGACGAAGCATTGTTCTTAGCAGATCGCTTGGTCATGATGACGAATGGTCCAGCAGCAAATATTGGGGAAGTTATGAATATTCCTTTCCCACGTCCCCGCAATCGCGCTCGCATCATGGAAGATCCTGAATACTATAATCTACGCAACCAAGCGCTTGATTTTCTCTATCGCCGTTTTGCACACGCAGATGAGTAA
- a CDS encoding DUF1830 domain-containing protein → MAQILDPLPPNQSSQLVCCYVNATSKIQIARISNIPNWYFERVVFPGQRLVFEAPPKSMLEIHTGMMASAILSDTIPCDRLCVSEEGTIEEAEVPEINEKRKSLTAAVLTSVD, encoded by the coding sequence ATGGCTCAAATTTTAGATCCTTTACCACCAAACCAATCTAGTCAACTTGTCTGCTGCTATGTTAATGCGACAAGTAAAATTCAGATTGCTCGCATTTCTAATATTCCTAATTGGTATTTTGAAAGAGTGGTCTTTCCAGGTCAGCGCTTGGTGTTTGAAGCGCCACCGAAATCAATGCTAGAAATTCATACTGGCATGATGGCAAGTGCAATTCTTTCAGATACGATCCCCTGCGATCGCCTCTGCGTTAGTGAAGAGGGCACGATTGAAGAAGCAGAAGTTCCAGAAATCAATGAGAAAAGAAAAAGTTTAACGGCTGCTGTTTTGACTTCGGTAGATTAG
- a CDS encoding DICT sensory domain-containing protein, with amino-acid sequence MLEGSILQQLATAHAHNSQPLNLGVYYKNTLVALCHALEDCILTSNNPPLVITAFQQGKWYLQEAERYSQIAQKARHIAIMAAPDTGFAEHPTSQMTNVDLVALDPQDPVAQEWHLIIYSPSYTAMVLCQELSDTDYGTAGRPTVDLERKFYGFWTFEPALVRETVDLAIAHIGKYNPELQQQLIALVNAIATDAPSDMDDLGHAVSRVVDYLQISQTGVSQLDPSAQQVLDQNLVSNELQAFLRLAQLIDIADTENPMAAAEIAALAETLGQLLDLPAWQLKRLRLAGLLHRIAPATVGVQYGDEAPSCPLVPAAQVLRTMPRMQAIAHIITHQNEWWNGNGQPAGLSGQEIPLESRILGLVAAFQKRVTQLQASQPQHSPLTQALTEFKQQQGQIWEPKLVATLELLVMGLQQGLELPVTAPKISTGMWLVDPQTSEDSKRHQTARSQV; translated from the coding sequence ATGTTAGAAGGTTCCATTCTCCAACAACTAGCCACTGCCCACGCTCACAATAGCCAACCTCTTAATTTGGGCGTGTACTACAAAAACACCCTTGTCGCACTTTGCCACGCCTTAGAAGACTGTATTCTGACCTCAAATAATCCGCCATTAGTGATTACAGCTTTCCAACAAGGAAAATGGTATCTACAAGAGGCAGAGCGATATAGCCAAATTGCGCAAAAAGCAAGACATATCGCAATTATGGCAGCCCCTGATACAGGCTTTGCAGAGCATCCGACAAGTCAAATGACGAATGTTGATTTAGTTGCCTTAGATCCTCAAGATCCTGTAGCACAAGAGTGGCATCTGATTATATATTCTCCTAGCTACACCGCGATGGTGTTATGTCAAGAGTTATCTGATACTGATTATGGCACTGCGGGAAGACCAACAGTAGATCTAGAGCGGAAATTTTATGGCTTTTGGACATTTGAGCCAGCGTTAGTACGAGAAACGGTAGATTTGGCGATCGCCCATATTGGCAAATACAATCCTGAACTTCAGCAACAACTAATTGCTTTAGTTAATGCGATCGCCACTGATGCTCCCAGCGACATGGATGATTTAGGTCATGCAGTTTCTCGCGTTGTTGATTATCTGCAAATCAGTCAAACTGGTGTCAGTCAATTAGACCCGAGTGCGCAACAAGTCCTCGATCAAAACTTAGTTTCTAACGAATTACAAGCATTTTTACGCCTAGCCCAACTTATTGATATAGCCGATACAGAAAACCCGATGGCAGCAGCAGAAATTGCTGCTTTAGCTGAAACTCTGGGACAATTATTAGACTTACCCGCATGGCAATTAAAGCGCTTGCGTCTAGCAGGATTACTGCATCGTATCGCGCCCGCAACTGTCGGAGTGCAATACGGTGATGAAGCACCAAGTTGCCCATTAGTACCCGCAGCCCAAGTACTACGTACAATGCCCAGAATGCAGGCGATCGCCCACATCATTACGCACCAAAATGAGTGGTGGAACGGTAACGGTCAACCTGCGGGTTTATCAGGTCAAGAAATTCCGCTAGAATCACGCATTTTAGGCTTAGTTGCTGCATTTCAAAAACGTGTTACTCAACTGCAAGCATCACAACCTCAGCATTCACCTTTAACACAAGCCTTAACCGAGTTTAAACAACAGCAGGGACAAATCTGGGAACCAAAACTCGTTGCTACCCTAGAACTATTGGTGATGGGTTTACAGCAAGGATTAGAATTGCCAGTTACAGCACCAAAAATTAGTACAGGAATGTGGTTAGTTGATCCGCAAACGAGTGAAGATAGCAAGCGTCATCAAACAGCAAGGAGCCAGGTGTGA
- a CDS encoding NAD-binding protein: protein MMPSSGSSKTLQPPSQLTRFLVCGLGSLGQHCVAVLKDYGVAVSAIDLILPQNWEVPELPNLLDDLAIGDCRQAAILEQVKIRECRSILLVTSDERGNTEAAFAARLLNPDIRLILRSDKQNLNQLLSENLGNFVAFEPSQLSAAAFALAALGDQTLGYFNLEGQLLRVTKYQVKPGDRWCDRWWVHGLNTRNRRILSHTANFSPLPKQFYEWEPEARVRAGDTIVYIEVASSSYSQQAKASSVKQQLHQAVRQGIWHHLKHYISQFWQWTYQYQTRRVAVLCCFTVLILVVCGTILFRWEYPEINLQDAFNATATLLLGGYGDLFGDIKPETPLSFGLQVFSLALALAGTAFIGVLYALLIDLLLTSRFHFSSRPPIPQQDHIVLIGLGRLGQRVATLLQEFKQSIAGISNTELDPGILPQMPLVIDNVISAFSKIHLENAKSAIIITEDDLENLEIGLMVHAANPDVGVIIHSYDQHFRDQVAKLFPYAKVLCASALSAEVFAAAAFGENVLSLFHFNNTTVLVTEYFIETGDTLNGLMLSEVAYGYAVVPVLYQHDKHESAKFMPAPETRLYVGDRLIVLATSQSLQRIERGEMTPRTRQVQIEKALNQDAVFDGANAIALISGCSLAIARKLMNNLPATLPQPLYHHQAQHLVWELSKVQVTAHLTALKGSNSV, encoded by the coding sequence ATGATGCCATCATCAGGAAGTTCCAAGACTCTTCAGCCGCCATCTCAATTGACGCGCTTCTTAGTTTGTGGACTAGGTAGTTTAGGACAACACTGCGTTGCAGTATTGAAAGACTATGGTGTTGCCGTAAGTGCAATTGATTTAATCCTGCCACAAAATTGGGAAGTTCCTGAGTTACCAAACTTATTAGATGATTTAGCGATCGGAGATTGTCGTCAAGCGGCCATTTTGGAGCAAGTTAAAATTCGTGAGTGTCGCTCTATTCTTTTAGTAACTAGCGATGAGCGAGGAAACACAGAAGCAGCATTTGCAGCACGATTATTAAATCCAGATATTCGCTTAATTCTGCGTTCGGATAAACAAAATCTCAATCAACTTTTAAGTGAGAATCTCGGTAATTTTGTTGCATTTGAACCGAGTCAACTATCAGCAGCAGCATTTGCTTTAGCGGCTTTAGGCGATCAAACCTTGGGTTATTTTAATTTAGAAGGACAGCTATTGCGAGTGACAAAGTATCAAGTAAAACCAGGCGATCGCTGGTGCGATCGCTGGTGGGTACATGGGTTGAATACTCGCAATCGTCGCATCTTGAGTCATACTGCAAACTTTTCACCCCTGCCAAAACAATTCTACGAGTGGGAACCAGAAGCAAGAGTAAGAGCAGGAGATACAATAGTTTATATTGAAGTCGCATCAAGTAGTTACTCACAGCAAGCAAAAGCAAGTTCTGTCAAGCAGCAGCTACACCAAGCTGTTCGCCAGGGCATATGGCATCATCTCAAGCATTACATTAGCCAATTTTGGCAATGGACGTATCAATATCAAACACGCCGTGTTGCTGTGCTTTGTTGCTTTACAGTATTAATTTTAGTTGTTTGCGGGACAATTCTCTTTAGATGGGAATATCCAGAGATTAACTTGCAAGATGCTTTCAACGCGACAGCAACGTTGTTGTTAGGCGGATATGGAGATTTATTTGGTGATATTAAACCAGAAACTCCTTTGTCTTTCGGGTTGCAAGTTTTTAGTCTGGCACTAGCCTTAGCAGGTACAGCATTCATTGGCGTATTATACGCATTGCTGATTGATCTGCTATTGACTTCTCGGTTTCATTTTAGCAGTCGTCCTCCCATACCCCAGCAAGATCATATCGTTCTCATTGGCTTAGGTAGATTAGGTCAACGTGTTGCCACCTTGTTGCAAGAATTCAAGCAATCAATTGCAGGAATTAGTAACACCGAGTTAGATCCTGGCATTCTCCCTCAGATGCCGTTAGTTATCGATAACGTCATCAGTGCTTTTAGTAAAATACATCTAGAAAATGCCAAAAGTGCCATTATCATTACCGAAGATGATTTAGAAAATCTAGAAATCGGTTTGATGGTTCATGCTGCTAATCCTGATGTTGGCGTCATTATTCATTCGTACGATCAGCACTTTCGCGATCAAGTAGCAAAACTCTTTCCTTATGCCAAAGTACTATGTGCTTCAGCGTTATCTGCAGAAGTCTTTGCAGCAGCAGCGTTTGGGGAAAACGTATTGAGTTTATTTCACTTCAACAACACCACAGTACTTGTGACAGAATATTTCATTGAAACTGGAGATACCTTAAATGGCTTGATGTTGTCTGAGGTCGCTTATGGCTACGCTGTTGTTCCAGTTTTATATCAGCATGATAAACATGAATCAGCAAAATTTATGCCGGCGCCGGAAACGCGGCTGTATGTCGGCGATCGCCTGATAGTGTTAGCCACAAGTCAGAGTTTACAACGCATCGAACGCGGTGAAATGACCCCCCGAACTCGGCAAGTACAGATTGAAAAAGCCCTCAATCAAGATGCTGTTTTTGATGGTGCAAATGCGATCGCACTGATTTCAGGTTGTAGTTTGGCGATCGCTCGCAAATTAATGAATAACTTACCAGCAACATTACCCCAGCCTTTATATCATCACCAAGCACAACATTTAGTCTGGGAGTTAAGTAAAGTTCAAGTCACCGCACATTTAACTGCATTAAAAGGCTCCAACTCGGTTTGA
- a CDS encoding DUF4079 domain-containing protein, whose amino-acid sequence MNLPSFLWLWKIAAWSMGLSLLAYLLLAVTGVWMFRARTTRTSRPSWLRSLHFMFGGSLVLLVLLLLAIGIVGTLGHFGSLGHSSHLPAGLFVVGLVLLSALSAIFIDSQSWMRSLHIGTNIILFLGLVWVSLTGWDVVQKYLP is encoded by the coding sequence TTGAATCTGCCTTCCTTTTTGTGGTTGTGGAAAATAGCAGCATGGTCAATGGGTTTATCGCTGCTAGCATATCTATTGTTAGCCGTTACTGGTGTTTGGATGTTTCGCGCCCGAACAACACGCACATCACGTCCGAGTTGGCTGCGATCGCTGCATTTTATGTTTGGTGGTAGCTTAGTTCTACTAGTCTTGCTACTGTTAGCAATCGGTATTGTGGGAACGTTGGGTCACTTTGGTAGCCTAGGACATTCTTCTCATCTTCCCGCCGGATTATTTGTCGTCGGCTTAGTTTTACTCTCCGCACTCAGTGCAATTTTTATAGATAGTCAATCGTGGATGCGATCGCTTCATATAGGAACAAATATCATCTTGTTTCTGGGGTTAGTTTGGGTGTCACTCACAGGTTGGGATGTTGTCCAAAAGTACTTGCCGTAA
- a CDS encoding BrnA antitoxin family protein encodes MQLDDEVLVWFREQAHKAGGGNYQTMINEALHQHIQ; translated from the coding sequence ATTCAGTTAGATGATGAGGTTTTAGTATGGTTTCGTGAACAAGCTCACAAAGCAGGCGGAGGAAATTATCAAACTATGATTAACGAAGCTTTACACCAGCATATTCAGTAG
- a CDS encoding photosystem II high light acclimation radical SAM protein — protein sequence MENRILYVRLPCNPIFPIGVVYLADHIHKQFPDVEQRIFDLGTVPPLDFASALDTCVDEFQPTLLVFSWRDIQIYAPVGGRGGNPLQNAFEFYYARNPLIKLRGAIGGLRLAASYYTELWRNLGLIKRGLSRARKHQPAARAVVGGGAVSVFYEQLGDKLPTGTIISVGEGELLIEKLIRGQEFRDERCYVAGEKSRDRLIHEQPTPIEKSACNYDYIESIWSEFQYYLQDQDFYVGVQTKRGCPHNCCYCVYTVVEGKQVRINPADEVVAEMQQLYDRGIRNFWFTDAQFIPARRFINDAIELLQKILDAGMQDIHWAAYIRADNLTPQLCDLMVKTGMNYFEIGITSGSQELVRKMRMGYNLRTVLENCRDLKAAGFNDLVSVNYSFNVIDERPETIRQTIAYHRELERIFGADKVEPAIFFIGLQPHTHLEEYALKNQILKPDYDPMSLMPWTAKKLLWNPEPLGSFFGEVCLAAWQKNPNDFGREVMNILEARLGCADLEEALSAPIETDKKQLVTA from the coding sequence ATGGAAAACCGAATTCTCTACGTTCGCCTTCCCTGCAACCCAATTTTTCCCATTGGAGTTGTTTACCTAGCAGATCATATCCACAAGCAGTTTCCTGATGTTGAGCAACGCATTTTCGATTTAGGAACAGTCCCACCGCTCGATTTTGCCTCTGCTCTTGATACTTGTGTTGATGAATTTCAACCAACATTGCTCGTCTTTTCCTGGCGAGATATTCAGATTTACGCACCTGTAGGGGGAAGAGGTGGTAATCCTCTCCAAAATGCCTTTGAATTTTACTATGCGCGTAATCCTTTGATTAAACTGCGAGGAGCAATTGGCGGACTTAGACTCGCAGCGTCTTATTACACAGAACTGTGGCGCAACTTAGGATTAATTAAACGCGGACTCAGCCGCGCTAGAAAACACCAACCAGCAGCTCGTGCAGTCGTCGGTGGTGGTGCAGTGAGTGTCTTTTATGAGCAATTAGGAGACAAGTTACCTACAGGAACAATTATTTCTGTGGGTGAGGGAGAACTATTAATAGAAAAACTGATTCGAGGTCAAGAATTTCGAGATGAGCGCTGTTATGTTGCTGGAGAAAAGTCACGCGATCGCCTGATTCACGAGCAACCCACTCCTATAGAAAAGAGTGCCTGTAACTACGACTATATCGAAAGTATCTGGTCTGAATTTCAATACTATCTTCAAGATCAAGATTTCTACGTCGGCGTCCAAACTAAGCGTGGTTGTCCGCACAATTGCTGCTACTGCGTTTACACAGTTGTGGAAGGAAAACAAGTCCGCATTAACCCTGCTGACGAAGTTGTCGCCGAGATGCAACAACTCTACGATCGCGGCATTCGCAACTTTTGGTTTACCGATGCCCAATTCATTCCAGCGCGACGATTTATTAATGATGCAATAGAACTCTTACAAAAAATCCTCGATGCAGGGATGCAAGACATCCACTGGGCGGCTTATATCCGAGCTGATAATTTAACACCTCAGTTATGTGACTTAATGGTCAAAACGGGGATGAACTACTTTGAAATTGGGATCACGAGTGGTTCTCAAGAACTTGTCCGCAAAATGCGTATGGGTTATAACCTCCGCACAGTCTTAGAAAACTGCCGCGATCTCAAAGCCGCAGGATTCAACGATCTCGTTTCTGTCAACTACTCTTTTAATGTAATTGACGAACGCCCAGAAACAATTCGGCAAACGATCGCCTATCACCGCGAACTTGAACGGATTTTTGGTGCAGATAAAGTCGAACCAGCAATCTTCTTTATCGGGTTACAACCGCATACCCACTTAGAAGAATATGCCTTGAAAAACCAAATTCTGAAACCAGACTACGATCCCATGAGTTTAATGCCTTGGACAGCCAAGAAACTGCTATGGAACCCCGAACCCCTCGGTTCCTTCTTTGGTGAAGTTTGCCTAGCAGCATGGCAGAAAAACCCCAATGACTTCGGTAGAGAAGTGATGAACATTCTCGAAGCACGTCTTGGTTGTGCTGATTTAGAAGAAGCTTTATCTGCACCAATAGAAACCGACAAAAAACAGCTTGTTACAGCTTAA
- a CDS encoding restriction endonuclease, protein MKRSAPLVPTFDSMLIPTIQALQILGGSGTTEEIYDQVVQILDLPDKVLEIPHGSTSQSEVEYRLGWSRTYLKKYGLLQNSARGVWSLVSTSINLDNLDTKEIVKAVRDAEKCKVVSSEPTIETFESIEPLELAWHQQLHKMLLTLEPSAFERLAQRLLRESGFIQVQVTGKSGDGGIDGVGIARINGFLSFHVLFQCKRYQGSVTAGQIRDFRGAMQGRTDKGLLITTGTFTRDAIKEATRDGAPPIDLIDGEQLVQRLKELGLGVKIATIESVEVDTAWFAKI, encoded by the coding sequence ATGAAGCGATCCGCCCCCTTAGTTCCAACATTTGATTCAATGCTTATACCCACAATTCAAGCTCTACAAATTCTGGGTGGATCCGGTACAACTGAGGAGATTTACGACCAGGTAGTACAAATTCTTGATTTGCCGGATAAGGTTCTGGAAATTCCGCACGGCAGTACATCCCAAAGTGAAGTTGAGTACCGTCTTGGGTGGAGCCGTACTTATTTGAAAAAATACGGGCTTTTGCAGAATTCAGCACGCGGTGTCTGGTCCCTGGTATCAACCTCTATCAATCTTGATAACCTAGATACAAAGGAAATTGTCAAGGCTGTTCGAGATGCAGAGAAATGCAAAGTTGTTTCTTCAGAGCCAACGATAGAAACCTTTGAATCGATTGAACCCCTGGAACTAGCATGGCATCAGCAGTTGCACAAAATGTTGCTAACCCTTGAGCCATCTGCATTTGAGCGTTTAGCACAACGCCTACTGCGTGAGTCTGGGTTTATCCAAGTTCAAGTTACAGGAAAATCGGGTGACGGTGGAATTGATGGAGTGGGCATTGCCCGTATCAATGGTTTTTTGAGCTTCCATGTCCTTTTCCAATGCAAACGTTATCAAGGTTCAGTAACAGCGGGTCAAATTCGGGATTTTCGGGGAGCCATGCAAGGGCGTACTGACAAGGGGCTATTGATCACGACTGGCACATTCACTAGAGATGCGATTAAGGAGGCAACACGAGATGGCGCGCCACCCATTGACTTGATAGACGGCGAGCAGTTAGTCCAACGATTGAAAGAGTTGGGGCTTGGTGTCAAGATCGCCACGATTGAGTCAGTGGAAGTTGACACAGCTTGGTTTGCAAAAATTTAA
- the ppk2 gene encoding polyphosphate kinase 2 codes for MKSADKNGVASKETTEKETTKKKLKKKVYKQELSQLKVELVKLQYWVKHQGLRVGIIFEGRDAAGKGGTIKRIVDSLNPRGCRVVALGTPSDHEKSQWYFQRYVPHLPGAGEIVLFDRSWYNRAGVERVMGFCTEEQYEEFLFSCPQFERMLVRSGMILLKYWFSISDEEQERRFQSRASDPARRWKLSPMDIESRDRWVEYSKAKDVMFAHTNIPEAPWFTVEADHKKSARLNCISHILSKIHYQDIVPQPMELPPRQPGSDYIRPPKNEQFFVPEVY; via the coding sequence ATGAAATCAGCCGATAAAAATGGAGTTGCTTCCAAAGAAACGACAGAAAAAGAGACTACAAAAAAGAAATTAAAAAAGAAAGTTTATAAGCAAGAATTATCTCAGTTGAAAGTCGAATTGGTAAAACTCCAGTATTGGGTAAAGCACCAAGGCTTAAGAGTAGGGATAATTTTTGAAGGGCGTGATGCGGCTGGTAAAGGTGGCACAATCAAGCGAATTGTTGATTCTTTAAATCCTCGTGGTTGTCGAGTAGTTGCTTTAGGAACACCATCGGATCATGAAAAGTCGCAATGGTATTTTCAACGTTATGTACCTCATTTACCAGGTGCAGGAGAGATTGTACTGTTTGATCGCAGTTGGTACAATCGCGCTGGTGTAGAACGGGTTATGGGTTTCTGTACAGAAGAACAATATGAGGAATTCTTATTTTCCTGTCCTCAATTTGAGCGGATGTTAGTTCGTTCTGGCATGATTTTGCTAAAATACTGGTTTTCGATTAGCGATGAAGAACAGGAACGTCGCTTTCAATCGCGCGCTAGCGATCCAGCAAGACGATGGAAACTTAGCCCAATGGATATTGAATCACGCGATCGCTGGGTAGAATATTCCAAAGCTAAAGATGTGATGTTTGCACATACAAATATTCCGGAAGCGCCTTGGTTTACTGTAGAAGCTGACCATAAAAAAAGCGCCCGTCTTAATTGCATCAGTCATATTTTGAGCAAAATTCACTATCAAGACATCGTTCCCCAACCAATGGAACTACCACCAAGACAGCCTGGTAGCGATTATATCCGCCCTCCCAAGAATGAGCAGTTTTTTGTCCCAGAAGTGTATTAG
- a CDS encoding nitrate reductase, with protein MTDTTKTLCPYCGVGCGLDVSPPAQPGKAINRDSQGNPIWKVKGDRNHPSSQGMVCVKGATIAESIDKNRLRYPMLRDSLDQPFRRVSWDEALTHIVSRMRSLCATQGADAICMYGSGQMQTEDYYVAQKLLKGCLGTNNFDSNSRLCMSSAVAGYVQSLGADGPPCCYEDLDLTDCAFIIGSNAAECHPIVFNRLQKHHKKNHDVKMIVVDPRRTPTAEVADLHLAIHPGTDIDLLNGIAHLLLRWGYFESEFVSECTANFPAFAEVISHYPPDIVARRCGISVEDLETSARYWGTSKRVLSLWSMGVNQSTEGTAKVRGIINLHLMTGQIGKPGCGPFSLTGQPNAMGGRESGGLCNLLPGYRHVQNAQERAEVEKFWGIPAGRISSNWGRTAWDMIIGLETGDIGLLWIVATNPAVSLPDVKRTQAALLRSPFTVYQDAYYPTETAAYAHVLLPAAQWGEKTGTMTNSERVVTLCQAFRPPVGEAKPDWEIIAEVGRRLGFADKFPFANSAEVYAEYVQLTRDRPCDMTGISHARLAQDPIQWPYPDEGVRGVDLGTRESCKRLYTNLRFATPDGRARFSAYHSRGLAEPPDAEYPFVLTNGRLYGHWHTQTRTGRIEKIKQMHPQPFLEIHPRDAAKLKIQENDLVEVRSRRGKAQFPAKVTKAIAPGTLFVPMHWGALWGDETEANALTHPEHDPDSHQPELKACAVQLIPVALKANVSKLKDNFQQNQSNEIIIRITS; from the coding sequence ATGACCGATACAACTAAAACCCTCTGTCCCTATTGTGGTGTAGGCTGCGGTTTGGATGTGTCGCCGCCAGCACAGCCAGGGAAGGCAATTAATCGAGATAGCCAAGGTAATCCGATTTGGAAGGTGAAAGGCGATCGCAATCATCCTTCGAGTCAAGGCATGGTTTGTGTCAAAGGCGCGACAATCGCTGAATCGATTGATAAAAACCGCTTGCGTTACCCTATGCTGCGCGACTCCTTAGATCAACCATTTCGCCGCGTGAGTTGGGATGAGGCTTTAACACATATTGTGAGTCGGATGCGATCGCTGTGTGCAACTCAAGGAGCCGATGCTATATGTATGTATGGTTCAGGGCAAATGCAAACCGAGGATTACTACGTTGCGCAAAAACTGCTTAAAGGTTGCCTAGGAACGAATAACTTTGACTCGAATTCCCGCTTGTGTATGTCATCAGCTGTTGCTGGCTATGTGCAAAGCTTGGGTGCGGATGGTCCTCCATGCTGCTATGAGGATTTAGATTTAACCGACTGCGCCTTTATTATTGGCTCGAACGCTGCTGAATGTCACCCAATTGTTTTTAATCGCCTGCAGAAACACCATAAGAAAAACCACGACGTCAAAATGATTGTGGTCGATCCACGTCGCACTCCTACTGCTGAAGTTGCCGACTTACATTTAGCAATCCATCCAGGGACAGATATTGATCTACTCAATGGCATTGCCCATCTACTATTACGTTGGGGCTATTTTGAGTCTGAGTTTGTTAGTGAGTGTACAGCAAACTTTCCGGCGTTTGCTGAGGTAATTTCCCACTATCCACCTGATATTGTTGCTAGAAGATGTGGCATATCAGTTGAGGACTTGGAAACATCTGCCCGCTACTGGGGAACAAGCAAGCGCGTTCTTTCACTGTGGTCAATGGGAGTAAATCAATCTACCGAGGGCACAGCCAAGGTACGTGGCATCATTAACTTGCACCTCATGACTGGGCAAATTGGTAAGCCTGGGTGTGGTCCTTTTTCTCTCACAGGTCAACCCAACGCAATGGGTGGACGAGAATCAGGAGGATTGTGTAATTTATTACCAGGATACCGTCACGTCCAAAATGCCCAAGAAAGAGCAGAAGTTGAGAAATTTTGGGGCATTCCCGCAGGCAGAATTTCATCTAATTGGGGTCGTACTGCATGGGACATGATTATAGGTTTAGAAACCGGAGACATCGGCTTACTATGGATTGTCGCGACGAATCCGGCTGTGAGTTTACCTGATGTCAAGCGCACCCAAGCTGCATTACTGCGATCGCCTTTTACGGTGTATCAAGATGCGTACTACCCTACCGAAACCGCAGCGTATGCACACGTGTTACTACCTGCAGCGCAATGGGGTGAAAAAACGGGCACAATGACCAATTCTGAGCGGGTTGTGACGTTGTGTCAGGCATTTCGCCCACCTGTAGGGGAAGCCAAGCCTGATTGGGAAATTATTGCAGAAGTTGGGCGACGGCTAGGATTTGCCGATAAGTTTCCTTTTGCAAATTCGGCAGAAGTTTATGCTGAGTATGTCCAATTAACACGCGATCGCCCTTGCGATATGACGGGAATTAGTCACGCGAGGTTAGCCCAAGATCCGATACAATGGCCATACCCTGATGAAGGGGTGAGGGGCGTGGATCTTGGGACGAGGGAATCCTGCAAGCGATTGTATACAAATTTGCGGTTTGCAACACCCGATGGACGGGCGCGATTTAGTGCTTATCACTCGCGAGGACTGGCTGAACCTCCTGATGCAGAGTATCCGTTTGTACTCACAAATGGAAGACTATACGGTCACTGGCATACCCAAACACGCACAGGAAGAATTGAAAAAATTAAACAAATGCATCCGCAGCCCTTTTTGGAAATTCATCCTCGTGATGCAGCAAAGCTAAAGATTCAAGAAAATGATTTGGTAGAAGTGCGATCGCGGCGCGGAAAAGCACAATTTCCAGCGAAAGTCACAAAAGCGATCGCACCTGGGACACTTTTTGTGCCTATGCACTGGGGCGCACTTTGGGGAGATGAAACTGAAGCTAATGCCCTCACGCACCCTGAACACGATCCCGATTCGCATCAACCCGAACTGAAAGCCTGTGCCGTACAACTGATTCCTGTCGCACTGAAAGCAAATGTCAGTAAATTAAAAGACAACTTTCAACAGAATCAGTCAAACGAAATTATAATACGCATCACTTCTTAA